In Haloarcula halophila, a single window of DNA contains:
- a CDS encoding rhamnulokinase: protein MNHVAIDIGASGGTVYLGSVTPTAFDVREVHRFDNRPVERDGRYVWDLSALRERIVEGIEIAAEQADGIDTVGVDTWGLDFGLLSDGSVLRDPVSYRDPDATATREELFDAVGKRRLFEATGITNWNTPNTLWQLHTLAEREPELLERADSLLMMPQLLTTLLGGRQAGEVTVASTTQMVDPSERSWATGLLEELSLPTEILPPLEEPGQRLGPIADDVAERISATPELVTPASHDTAAAVAGLPLDGDAAFLNTGSWFILGVERDEPIRSDAGFEHAVSNELGVDGTVRLLQNVNGFFLLEECREAWRAAGEPVAYDHLLDAARNAPPRAALVDPDAEAFGIDAPMPDQIREYCRRTDQPVPTGQGGIVRCLLDSLVTKTALELEGLAAVVDDPPSSINLGGGGVRNELFCRLLADATDRPVVAGPVEATAIGNLLTQALAVDTVPDLAAGRRLVESAFETTRYEPTDTDGWDRAKTRMTDLPSA from the coding sequence ATGAACCACGTCGCCATCGATATCGGTGCCAGCGGCGGCACTGTGTATCTCGGGAGCGTGACGCCGACTGCCTTCGATGTCAGGGAGGTCCACCGGTTCGACAACCGCCCGGTCGAACGGGACGGCCGGTACGTCTGGGACCTCTCGGCGCTCCGTGAGCGGATCGTCGAGGGGATCGAGATCGCGGCCGAACAGGCAGACGGTATCGATACCGTCGGCGTCGACACGTGGGGACTCGACTTCGGCCTCCTCTCGGACGGTTCGGTCCTCCGAGATCCGGTCTCCTACCGGGACCCGGACGCGACGGCGACTCGGGAGGAGCTGTTCGACGCGGTCGGCAAACGCCGGCTCTTCGAGGCGACCGGCATCACCAACTGGAACACGCCGAACACGCTCTGGCAACTCCACACGCTCGCTGAGCGCGAACCGGAACTGCTCGAACGGGCCGACAGTCTGTTGATGATGCCCCAGCTCCTGACGACGCTGCTCGGCGGCCGACAAGCCGGCGAGGTGACGGTGGCCTCGACCACCCAGATGGTCGACCCGAGCGAGCGGTCGTGGGCGACGGGCCTGCTCGAGGAGCTGTCGCTGCCGACGGAGATCCTCCCGCCGCTCGAGGAACCCGGTCAGCGACTGGGACCGATCGCCGACGACGTGGCCGAGCGCATCTCGGCGACGCCCGAACTCGTCACGCCGGCCAGCCACGACACGGCGGCGGCCGTCGCGGGCCTCCCGCTGGACGGGGACGCCGCCTTCCTCAACACTGGGTCGTGGTTCATCCTCGGCGTCGAACGCGACGAGCCGATCCGGTCCGACGCGGGCTTCGAACACGCCGTCTCGAACGAACTCGGCGTCGACGGGACCGTTCGCCTCCTGCAGAACGTCAACGGGTTCTTCCTGCTCGAAGAGTGCCGCGAGGCGTGGCGGGCGGCGGGCGAGCCGGTCGCGTACGACCACCTGCTGGATGCCGCCCGGAACGCCCCCCCGCGGGCCGCGCTGGTCGACCCGGACGCCGAGGCGTTCGGTATCGACGCGCCGATGCCCGACCAAATCCGGGAGTACTGCCGCCGGACCGACCAGCCGGTACCGACCGGCCAGGGCGGTATCGTCCGCTGTCTCCTCGACAGTCTGGTGACGAAGACGGCACTGGAACTGGAGGGACTCGCCGCCGTCGTCGACGATCCGCCGTCCAGCATCAATCTCGGCGGCGGTGGCGTCCGGAACGAACTGTTCTGTCGACTGCTCGCCGACGCGACCGACCGCCCGGTCGTCGCCGGGCCGGTCGAGGCGACAGCCATCGGGAACCTACTGACCCAGGCACTCGCTGTCGACACTGTGCCTGATCTCGCGGCGGGTCGCCGACTCGTCGAGTCGGCCTTCGAGACGACGCGGTACGAGCCCACAGACACCGACGGGTGGGATCGTGCGAAAACACGGATGACCGACCTCCCGTCGGCGTAA
- the dgoD gene encoding galactonate dehydratase, translated as MQITDYELFAIPPRWLLLKLETDEGVVGWGEPIIQGRLETVRAAVSELVEGYLLGMDALRTEYHWRKLYQSGYFRGGPILMSALAGIDQALWDIKGRHYDTPIHDLLGGHVRDRMLVYQWIGGSQPDKIAESAKQDYARGYRAFKLNNPREFRPIETTAAVDRVVDRIAALRGAVGSDAFVGVDFHGRVSKPMAMELLRRLESYNLMFVDQPLTPEHGEAYGTLNEQTSIPLSTGERHYSRYDFKSLLVDDAVSVVQPDVTHVGGISELRKVASLAETFDVAVVPHCPLGPVAFAASLQVGFTSQNVVMQEQDLTLHEPESSQRLALLEDPELFEFDNGYVERPTGPGLGIEIDEAYVREKARSDVNWYNPVWHHEDGSIAEW; from the coding sequence ATGCAAATCACCGATTACGAACTGTTCGCCATCCCGCCCCGGTGGTTACTGCTCAAGTTGGAGACCGACGAGGGGGTCGTCGGCTGGGGCGAGCCGATCATCCAGGGGCGACTGGAGACGGTTCGGGCAGCCGTCTCGGAACTCGTCGAGGGGTATCTGTTGGGGATGGACGCGCTTCGGACGGAGTATCACTGGCGGAAGCTCTACCAGAGTGGTTACTTCCGTGGCGGGCCGATCCTGATGAGCGCGCTCGCCGGCATCGACCAGGCGTTGTGGGACATCAAGGGGCGCCACTACGATACTCCGATCCACGACTTGCTTGGCGGCCACGTCCGCGACCGGATGCTCGTCTACCAGTGGATCGGTGGGTCCCAGCCCGACAAGATCGCCGAATCCGCGAAACAGGACTACGCACGGGGCTATCGTGCGTTCAAGCTCAACAACCCTCGGGAGTTCCGGCCGATCGAGACGACCGCGGCTGTCGATCGAGTCGTCGATCGGATCGCCGCACTCAGGGGGGCAGTCGGGAGCGACGCGTTCGTCGGTGTGGATTTCCACGGCCGCGTCTCGAAGCCGATGGCGATGGAACTGCTCCGACGATTGGAATCGTACAACTTGATGTTCGTCGATCAACCGTTGACACCCGAACACGGGGAGGCATACGGCACGCTCAACGAGCAGACCAGCATCCCCCTTTCGACCGGGGAACGGCACTACTCCCGATACGACTTCAAATCACTCCTCGTCGACGACGCCGTCTCCGTCGTCCAGCCGGATGTCACACACGTCGGCGGCATCAGCGAACTGCGAAAGGTCGCTTCGCTGGCGGAGACCTTCGACGTGGCCGTGGTCCCACACTGTCCGCTCGGTCCCGTCGCGTTCGCCGCCAGTTTGCAGGTCGGCTTCACCTCCCAGAACGTCGTCATGCAGGAACAGGATCTCACACTCCACGAGCCCGAGTCGAGTCAGCGGTTGGCGCTGCTGGAAGACCCCGAGCTCTTCGAGTTCGACAACGGGTACGTCGAACGGCCGACCGGTCCCGGGCTCGGGATCGAAATCGACGAAGCGTACGTCCGGGAGAAAGCCCGGTCGGATGTCAACTGGTACAACCCGGTGTGGCACCACGAGGACGGCAGCATTGCCGAGTGGTGA
- a CDS encoding SDR family NAD(P)-dependent oxidoreductase — translation MSLLESFSLDGETAIVTGAAQGLGKQMASGLAEMGADVAIADVNEEKAQRTAAELDGETDVVATEVDVTDEASVQAMVDDVTARLGPIDVLVNNAGIVENSPAEETSIDSWRRVVAVNLDGVFLCAKHVGQQMLDRGEGRIVNISSMSGFDVNVPQKQVSYNTTKAGVRMLTQSLAVEWGDRGVRVNAVAPGYMRTELVDEVLAENPEMEETWLENTPIGRLGRPEELKELVVYLASDASSYMTGSTVVMDGGYTSR, via the coding sequence ATGAGTCTACTAGAGAGTTTCTCCCTCGACGGAGAGACGGCTATCGTCACCGGCGCAGCACAGGGACTCGGGAAGCAGATGGCCAGCGGCCTCGCCGAGATGGGTGCCGACGTCGCTATCGCCGACGTGAACGAGGAGAAAGCCCAGCGGACGGCGGCCGAACTCGACGGCGAAACCGATGTCGTCGCGACCGAGGTGGATGTCACCGACGAGGCGTCCGTCCAAGCGATGGTCGACGACGTGACTGCCCGCCTGGGTCCGATCGACGTGCTCGTCAACAACGCGGGCATCGTCGAGAACTCGCCGGCCGAGGAGACGAGCATCGACTCCTGGCGACGTGTCGTCGCCGTCAACCTCGACGGGGTCTTCCTCTGTGCCAAACACGTCGGCCAGCAGATGCTCGACCGGGGAGAGGGACGCATCGTCAACATCTCGTCGATGTCCGGCTTCGACGTCAACGTCCCACAGAAGCAAGTGAGTTACAACACCACGAAAGCCGGGGTCAGGATGTTGACCCAGTCGCTAGCCGTCGAATGGGGGGACCGCGGCGTCCGGGTCAACGCCGTCGCGCCGGGGTACATGCGCACGGAACTCGTCGACGAGGTGCTGGCCGAGAACCCGGAGATGGAGGAGACCTGGCTGGAGAACACGCCGATCGGACGGCTCGGGCGGCCGGAGGAACTCAAAGAACTCGTCGTCTACCTCGCGTCGGACGCCTCGTCGTACATGACCGGCTCGACCGTCGTCATGGACGGTGGGTACACCTCCCGGTAA